A portion of the Kribbella jejuensis genome contains these proteins:
- a CDS encoding carbohydrate ABC transporter permease, whose translation MIRRIGYHTAMGLVSFLWVAPILWVVVISFRSFDDVAANGLGSLPHSFTFSTYKSAWEDADEFRALINSLLVTIPAVLLSLGLASVAAYGLARYNIPFRRTVLLLMLMGNLLPPQILLIPISRFVELIGYYDTLIALVAVHVGFGLGFYTFVLHGFMRDLPREIQEAATIDGAGPGRIYSAVILPLTRPALAALGALSFTWIFNDLLWSITVIRSGEKMPVTPALLGLQGLFVSSWNVIAAGTVIAAVPTVAVFLRFQKHFVGGLAIGAVK comes from the coding sequence GTGATCCGCCGTATTGGTTACCACACCGCGATGGGCCTGGTTTCCTTCCTCTGGGTGGCGCCGATCCTGTGGGTGGTCGTGATCTCGTTCCGGTCGTTCGACGACGTCGCGGCGAACGGGCTCGGGTCGCTGCCCCATTCGTTCACGTTCTCGACGTACAAGTCGGCGTGGGAGGACGCGGACGAGTTCCGGGCACTGATCAACAGCCTGCTCGTGACGATCCCGGCGGTGCTCCTCAGTCTGGGGCTGGCGTCGGTCGCGGCGTACGGGCTGGCGCGGTACAACATCCCGTTCCGGCGGACCGTGCTGCTGCTGATGTTGATGGGGAACCTGCTGCCGCCGCAGATCCTGCTGATCCCGATCTCGCGGTTCGTCGAGTTGATCGGGTACTACGACACGCTGATCGCGCTGGTCGCGGTCCACGTCGGCTTCGGGCTCGGGTTCTACACGTTCGTGCTGCACGGGTTCATGCGGGACCTACCCCGGGAGATCCAGGAGGCGGCGACGATCGACGGGGCCGGTCCGGGGCGGATCTACTCGGCGGTGATCCTGCCGCTGACCCGGCCGGCGCTGGCGGCGCTCGGGGCGTTGTCGTTCACCTGGATCTTCAACGATCTGCTCTGGTCGATCACCGTCATCAGGTCGGGCGAGAAGATGCCGGTGACGCCGGCGTTGCTCGGGCTACAGGGGCTGTTCGTGTCGTCGTGGAACGTGATCGCTGCGGGGACCGTCATCGCGGCGGTGCCTACCGTTGCGGTGTTCTTGCGGTTCCAGAAGCACTTCGTCGGTGGATTGGCGATCGGGGCGGTCAAGTGA
- a CDS encoding alpha-galactosidase — protein sequence MRTWTLRGTSTSYVVGVPEHGLWAQLVAWGPGDGGAPVEVVGTEHFVPRADVEPLEYAVRGVRYTAPVELVVSGPDGSDELRPVFSEAVEVADELQLVFVDVLRLVLHYRMVGDVVERWVSVTNAGTAELTLHRHDSAAFVVPVGNTVKYLWGEWNSEFQQASVTLPRGQFVIGSAQGITGHSYSPFLATEGDVAYGVQLAWSGSWQMTADVDATGLLRIQAGRSPSSLGLRLGPGQTWHSPKAVGACSAEGADGLARVFHSYERDLSRRRTPHVLYNSWFATEFDIRAEHQLELARRAAAIGVETFVVDDGWFVGRSDDTGGLGDWEVDPAKFPAGLDGFITDLRRLGLVFGLWIEPESVSPRSRLAVEHPDWILRTAGREPVLVRNQLLLDLSRDDVAEFVWETLDRLLSTYDISYLKWDANRPRLDSGDVRRDVDGLVVTNLYAILDRLRDRHPQVYVEGCAGGGARVDVGMAARVDTLWPSDNTAPLDRLRIQDGFRTGFAPHLMSSWVTDAEGTRDGRRRSLDFRFHVAMAGVLGIGADLSRWSDDQLKIAARHIAQYKDFRELIADSNVYGLTHGVQYVGDRRSVVFLWETGDGNVRGTLPTRPRRVPLAGLDPAKNYRVGAETYPGSYLLQVGIAFDDTADSLCVVVEGLD from the coding sequence GTGAGGACCTGGACGCTGCGTGGTACGTCGACGTCGTACGTGGTCGGCGTACCGGAGCACGGGTTGTGGGCACAGCTGGTTGCCTGGGGCCCCGGTGATGGTGGTGCGCCGGTGGAGGTTGTCGGTACGGAGCACTTCGTGCCGCGCGCAGACGTGGAGCCGCTGGAGTACGCCGTACGTGGGGTTCGGTACACGGCGCCGGTGGAACTGGTGGTGAGCGGACCGGACGGGTCGGACGAGCTACGTCCGGTGTTCAGCGAGGCCGTCGAGGTTGCGGATGAACTGCAGTTGGTGTTCGTGGATGTGCTCCGGCTGGTCCTGCACTACCGCATGGTCGGTGATGTCGTTGAGCGCTGGGTTTCCGTAACGAACGCGGGAACCGCTGAGCTGACGTTGCATCGGCATGATTCGGCGGCGTTCGTGGTGCCGGTGGGGAACACCGTGAAGTACTTGTGGGGCGAGTGGAACAGTGAGTTTCAGCAGGCATCGGTGACGTTGCCGCGGGGGCAGTTCGTGATCGGGAGCGCGCAGGGGATCACGGGCCATTCGTACTCACCGTTCCTCGCGACGGAGGGGGACGTCGCGTACGGCGTACAGCTCGCGTGGTCCGGCTCGTGGCAGATGACCGCCGACGTCGACGCCACCGGCCTACTGCGCATACAGGCTGGTCGTAGTCCCTCGAGTCTGGGCCTGCGGCTCGGTCCGGGGCAGACGTGGCATTCACCGAAGGCTGTCGGCGCTTGCAGTGCTGAGGGCGCTGACGGATTGGCGCGGGTCTTTCACTCGTACGAGCGTGACCTGTCGCGGCGGCGTACTCCGCACGTGCTGTACAACTCCTGGTTCGCGACCGAGTTCGACATCCGGGCGGAGCACCAGCTCGAGTTGGCTCGGCGGGCCGCGGCGATCGGGGTAGAGACGTTCGTGGTGGACGACGGCTGGTTCGTGGGACGGTCCGACGACACCGGCGGGTTGGGGGACTGGGAGGTCGATCCGGCGAAGTTTCCGGCTGGTCTGGACGGGTTCATCACGGACCTGCGCAGGTTGGGGCTCGTGTTCGGATTGTGGATCGAGCCGGAGTCGGTCAGTCCGCGGTCCCGGTTGGCGGTCGAGCATCCGGATTGGATCCTGCGGACGGCTGGGCGTGAGCCGGTACTGGTGCGGAATCAGCTGCTGCTCGATCTGAGTCGGGACGATGTCGCGGAGTTCGTGTGGGAGACGTTGGATCGGCTGCTGTCGACGTACGACATCTCCTATTTGAAGTGGGATGCCAATCGGCCGCGGTTGGACTCGGGGGATGTGCGGCGGGACGTCGACGGGCTGGTGGTGACGAATCTTTACGCCATTCTGGATCGGCTGAGAGACCGGCACCCGCAGGTTTACGTCGAGGGGTGTGCCGGGGGCGGGGCTCGGGTCGATGTGGGGATGGCCGCGCGTGTGGACACGCTGTGGCCGTCGGACAATACGGCGCCGTTGGATCGGCTCCGGATTCAGGACGGTTTTCGGACCGGGTTCGCGCCGCATTTGATGAGTTCCTGGGTGACCGATGCCGAGGGCACGCGTGACGGGCGGCGGCGTTCGTTGGACTTCCGGTTCCATGTGGCGATGGCCGGCGTTCTGGGGATCGGGGCGGATCTGTCGCGGTGGTCGGACGATCAGTTGAAGATCGCGGCGCGGCACATCGCGCAGTACAAGGATTTCCGGGAACTGATTGCTGACAGCAACGTCTACGGCCTGACGCATGGCGTGCAGTACGTGGGCGACCGGCGGTCCGTGGTGTTTCTGTGGGAGACCGGTGACGGCAACGTGCGGGGCACCTTGCCGACCCGGCCGCGGCGGGTGCCGTTGGCGGGGCTGGATCCGGCGAAGAACTATCGGGTGGGTGCCGAAACCTACCCGGGCAGCTACCTGCTGCAGGTCGGGATCGCGTTCGACGACACGGCGGACTCGCTCTGCGTCGTCGTCGAAGGACTCGACTGA
- a CDS encoding GAF and ANTAR domain-containing protein — protein sequence MDTRRLMAQAEHLAKVLTPGDLDHTLSRITAAAVEVLPEVDYASITVLHADGRLETVAPTDDLLWGVDAAQYELREGPCYDAAADSVHVVSPNLDDDPRFPRYAATAVAAGIEAQAGIRLFDAPKSRGALNLYARKAGAFGDLGALGELFKHQAALAIGYAQEIQNLQEAVRTRGLIGNAVGIVMERYKLTDDRAFAFLTRLSQDGNVKLRAVAEQIVATTKDS from the coding sequence ATGGATACGCGACGGCTGATGGCGCAGGCTGAGCACCTGGCGAAGGTGCTCACCCCGGGTGACCTCGACCATACGCTGAGCAGGATCACTGCCGCAGCGGTCGAGGTGCTGCCGGAAGTCGACTACGCCAGCATCACCGTGCTGCACGCCGACGGGCGGCTGGAAACGGTCGCGCCGACCGATGATTTGCTGTGGGGAGTCGACGCCGCCCAGTACGAACTGCGGGAAGGGCCGTGCTACGACGCCGCCGCCGACTCCGTCCACGTTGTCTCACCGAACCTCGACGACGATCCGCGCTTTCCGCGGTACGCCGCCACCGCGGTCGCGGCCGGCATCGAGGCCCAGGCCGGCATCCGGCTGTTCGATGCCCCGAAGTCGCGCGGCGCGCTGAACCTGTACGCCCGGAAAGCCGGCGCGTTCGGCGATCTCGGCGCGCTCGGCGAACTGTTCAAGCACCAGGCCGCGCTGGCGATCGGCTACGCCCAGGAGATCCAGAACCTGCAGGAGGCCGTCCGCACCCGCGGCCTGATCGGCAACGCCGTCGGCATCGTGATGGAACGCTACAAACTCACCGACGACCGCGCCTTCGCCTTCCTCACCAGACTCTCCCAGGACGGCAACGTCAAACTCCGAGCAGTAGCCGAACAAATCGTCGCCACCACCAAGGACAGCTGA
- a CDS encoding beta-N-acetylhexosaminidase, protein MDLPVIPAPATLTVSDETFTLTATSGVTTPPELAGPVARFVEAVAADTGLVLTGSSGITVELAAVDGVPPSTGLRADGGQTDERYGVEVSAGGVRVWGATPEGVHRGLTSLRQLISAQLHDGTAVLPATRFVDGPRFAWRGLSLDVVRTFHAPDEVRRIIDMLDLYKLNVLHLHLTDDQGWRVEVPSRPALTEVGAAGALGDRPGGYYTQQELADLVAYAADRYITVVPEIDMPGHTAAVFKAYPHLAPAEPQTVDLGNGDKLNLGTLDPARDETWSFVADVLDAVIPQFPGSAYVHIGGDETWGMSDEDHAAFVEKASGLVRERGKRVVGWQEIARAKLDPNDLVQYWLDLDIDNMPDNPDAPTPPAELLPVLVEALRKAKYDAPKALEQGAKLIVSPVTWLYFDRPHADASTDPAQEVARARLGLKFYGAASLEHGVTWDPADVVAPDQIAGVEAAIWCETITNSDDLELLLLPRIPGLAEKAWSQQTTTIWPEYAARLAQHSPAWRNRGWTWLQSTEVDWK, encoded by the coding sequence ATGGACCTTCCCGTCATCCCCGCTCCGGCGACGCTTACCGTAAGTGACGAAACCTTCACTCTCACCGCAACGTCAGGTGTCACCACGCCACCCGAACTGGCAGGCCCGGTAGCCCGGTTCGTCGAAGCAGTCGCGGCCGACACGGGCCTCGTCCTGACGGGCAGTTCCGGCATCACCGTCGAACTGGCCGCCGTAGACGGCGTACCACCTTCCACTGGTCTACGCGCCGATGGTGGACAAACGGATGAGCGGTACGGGGTCGAGGTTTCCGCCGGCGGTGTGCGCGTGTGGGGAGCCACGCCGGAGGGTGTGCATCGAGGGCTGACCTCGCTGCGGCAACTGATTTCCGCGCAGCTCCACGACGGTACGGCGGTTCTTCCGGCGACCAGGTTCGTCGACGGGCCACGGTTCGCGTGGCGTGGATTGTCGCTCGACGTCGTACGGACGTTCCACGCACCGGACGAAGTACGCCGGATCATCGACATGCTCGACCTCTACAAGCTGAACGTGCTGCACCTCCACCTGACCGACGACCAGGGCTGGCGGGTCGAGGTACCGTCTCGTCCCGCGCTGACCGAGGTGGGTGCCGCCGGCGCCCTCGGCGACCGCCCCGGCGGCTACTACACCCAGCAGGAGCTCGCCGACCTCGTCGCGTACGCCGCCGACCGGTACATCACCGTCGTACCTGAGATCGACATGCCCGGCCACACCGCCGCCGTCTTCAAGGCCTACCCGCACCTCGCCCCCGCCGAACCGCAAACGGTTGACCTCGGCAACGGTGACAAGCTCAACCTCGGCACCTTGGACCCAGCACGAGACGAGACCTGGTCCTTCGTCGCGGACGTCCTGGACGCCGTCATCCCGCAGTTCCCCGGCAGTGCATACGTACACATCGGCGGCGACGAAACCTGGGGCATGTCCGACGAGGACCACGCCGCGTTCGTCGAGAAGGCATCCGGGCTGGTCCGGGAACGCGGCAAACGGGTCGTGGGCTGGCAGGAGATCGCCCGCGCGAAACTCGACCCGAACGACCTCGTGCAGTACTGGCTCGACCTCGACATCGACAACATGCCCGACAACCCGGACGCGCCAACCCCGCCCGCGGAGCTCCTCCCGGTCCTGGTCGAGGCGCTCCGCAAAGCGAAGTACGACGCCCCGAAGGCGCTCGAGCAAGGCGCCAAGCTGATCGTCTCGCCCGTCACCTGGCTGTACTTCGACCGCCCGCACGCCGACGCCTCCACGGACCCCGCGCAGGAGGTGGCCCGCGCACGCCTGGGCCTCAAGTTCTACGGCGCGGCCTCGCTCGAACACGGCGTCACCTGGGACCCGGCTGACGTCGTCGCCCCGGACCAGATCGCCGGCGTCGAGGCCGCGATCTGGTGCGAAACCATCACAAACTCCGACGACCTCGAACTCCTCCTCCTGCCGCGCATCCCCGGTCTCGCCGAGAAGGCATGGTCCCAGCAGACCACCACCATCTGGCCGGAGTACGCCGCCCGGCTGGCGCAGCACTCGCCCGCCTGGCGAAATCGTGGCTGGACCTGGCTGCAGTCGACCGAGGTGGATTGGAAATAG
- a CDS encoding ABC transporter substrate-binding protein, translated as MTLAADRRTFLKGLGLLGAATLVPGCATSAQSPGNSGGSTGGELALQSNLSSEQAKAAMEKLVAAYNKTGGSQVKLNTVAAEIFRTQLPTYLTSTNPPDVYTWYAGSVANSYAKKDLLLDVTSVWDSMGNYSKAMQTLSTSSAGQKIFVPTSYYWWGMFYRKSNFAKWGVTPPKTWDEFVAVCKTIQSKGIPPIGIGLGDTPWVASAWFDYLNIRINGAPFHRKLLAGEGDFTDPKVKAVFTKWREVLPYFDPKGKSFPFQEATSALLGGKTGMFLIGTFFADSAPKDALDDIDFFQFPIIDPAVPVAEEAPTDGYFASKKAKDPDAVKKFLTWLATAEAQNIYVQSSSGTAIPANPDGKSADTALVKKGKAMIENAAEITQFFNRDSSDALQPTADAALTKFLDKPDQIDQILKDWQAAAQKVFKA; from the coding sequence ATGACCTTGGCAGCGGATCGGCGGACTTTTCTGAAAGGGCTCGGACTGCTCGGCGCGGCGACCCTGGTTCCCGGGTGCGCGACGTCCGCGCAGAGCCCCGGCAACAGCGGCGGATCGACGGGCGGTGAGCTGGCGCTGCAGTCGAACCTGTCCAGCGAGCAGGCCAAGGCGGCGATGGAGAAACTCGTTGCCGCGTACAACAAGACCGGTGGTTCGCAGGTCAAGCTGAACACGGTCGCCGCCGAGATCTTCCGGACCCAGTTGCCGACGTACCTCACCTCAACCAACCCGCCCGACGTCTACACCTGGTACGCCGGATCGGTCGCGAACTCGTACGCGAAGAAGGACCTGCTGCTCGACGTGACGAGTGTGTGGGACTCGATGGGCAACTACTCGAAGGCGATGCAGACGCTGTCGACGAGCAGCGCCGGGCAGAAGATCTTCGTACCGACCAGCTACTACTGGTGGGGGATGTTCTACCGGAAGTCGAACTTCGCCAAGTGGGGCGTGACGCCGCCGAAGACCTGGGACGAGTTCGTTGCCGTGTGCAAGACCATCCAGAGCAAGGGGATTCCGCCGATCGGGATCGGGCTCGGGGACACGCCGTGGGTCGCGTCGGCCTGGTTCGACTACCTGAACATCCGGATCAACGGGGCGCCGTTCCACCGCAAACTGCTCGCAGGCGAGGGCGACTTCACCGATCCGAAGGTGAAGGCGGTGTTCACCAAGTGGCGCGAGGTGCTGCCGTACTTCGACCCGAAGGGCAAGTCGTTCCCGTTCCAGGAGGCGACGTCGGCGCTGCTCGGCGGGAAGACCGGGATGTTCCTGATCGGCACGTTCTTCGCCGACTCGGCGCCGAAGGACGCGCTCGACGACATCGACTTCTTCCAGTTCCCGATCATCGATCCGGCCGTGCCGGTTGCCGAGGAGGCGCCGACGGACGGGTACTTCGCGTCGAAGAAGGCGAAGGATCCGGACGCGGTGAAGAAGTTCCTCACCTGGCTGGCGACCGCGGAGGCGCAGAACATCTACGTGCAGAGCTCCTCCGGTACGGCGATTCCGGCGAACCCGGACGGGAAGTCGGCCGACACCGCGCTGGTGAAGAAGGGCAAGGCGATGATCGAGAACGCCGCCGAGATCACCCAGTTCTTCAACCGTGACTCGTCGGACGCGCTCCAGCCCACCGCCGACGCCGCGCTCACCAAGTTCCTCGACAAGCCGGACCAGATCGACCAGATCCTCAAGGACTGGCAAGCCGCCGCACAGAAGGTCTTCAAGGCGTGA
- a CDS encoding NPCBM/NEW2 domain-containing protein: MKRLLGGALVAALTAGVLTATSTGAVAAQATAPVLSPTPYMGWNTYYGLGGDFTEDTIKSVADSLVSRGLAKAGYDIVWLDGGWQADQSRSDAGDLVPNPAKFPHGLKSLVDYIHSKGLRAGIYTDAGPYIPGRCGLGSGGHYQHDADTFAAWGFDAVKVDYLCGIAANLDPKTAYTEFAQALRNNASHRPMIFNLCNPVTSPDWGNYPESQQSINSWSYAPAIAQSWRTYTDVGFQGDIKFKDVLRNYDANARHPEVVKPGAFGDPDYLAPELGMSDEEFRTQLTLWAVAAAPLVIGSDVRKLSATTIGMLTDPDVIAINQDPAAVQAVRVGAAGATETWVKRLADGSRAVVLLNRGDSAQTLTTTAAAVGLSGDRFTLKNAWTDKVTDSGGVISAAVPAHGTALFRVAEARGVPAAPHVTAGIPQVTKVGTDPQPADAAPVVAGGDELTVQVAVRNDGLQPVFAPSVTVAGGSGWTVTPLSKAPALIEGGNQATYAFTVKLPVGAPPGTASLTATTTYQTVRYGAQRQTTVLSPVVVAPAPPSGTVPLSHHAWITATSGWMSPTIDQSVGGGNPIKLTGTTYPTGIGVASPSLIRYYVGKACSRLTGTVGIDDVVSNVGPEGGTSTFQVVGDGKVLYDSGVVDRFTPKQFDVDLTGVRVLDLVVGDAGDGGYNDRADWAAPTATC; encoded by the coding sequence ATGAAACGACTGCTGGGTGGTGCGCTGGTCGCGGCGTTGACCGCCGGCGTACTCACCGCCACCAGCACCGGAGCCGTGGCGGCTCAGGCCACGGCTCCGGTGCTCAGCCCGACCCCGTACATGGGGTGGAACACCTACTACGGACTCGGGGGCGATTTCACCGAGGACACGATCAAGTCGGTCGCGGACTCGCTGGTCAGCCGCGGCCTCGCGAAGGCCGGGTACGACATCGTCTGGCTGGACGGCGGCTGGCAGGCCGACCAGTCCCGCAGCGACGCCGGTGACCTGGTCCCGAACCCGGCCAAGTTCCCGCACGGCCTGAAGTCGCTGGTCGACTACATCCACAGCAAGGGCCTGCGCGCGGGGATCTACACCGACGCCGGTCCGTACATCCCGGGCCGCTGCGGTCTCGGCAGCGGCGGCCATTACCAGCACGACGCGGACACGTTCGCGGCGTGGGGCTTCGACGCGGTCAAGGTCGACTACCTGTGCGGGATCGCGGCGAACCTCGACCCGAAGACCGCCTACACCGAGTTCGCCCAGGCGCTGCGGAACAACGCGAGCCACCGGCCGATGATCTTCAACCTGTGCAACCCGGTGACCTCACCGGACTGGGGCAACTACCCGGAGTCCCAGCAGTCGATCAACTCCTGGTCGTACGCGCCGGCGATCGCGCAGTCCTGGCGGACGTACACCGATGTCGGGTTCCAGGGCGACATCAAGTTCAAGGACGTACTGCGGAACTATGACGCGAACGCGCGCCACCCGGAGGTCGTGAAGCCCGGCGCGTTCGGCGACCCGGACTATCTGGCGCCGGAGCTGGGCATGAGCGACGAGGAGTTCCGGACCCAGCTGACGTTGTGGGCGGTCGCGGCCGCGCCGCTCGTGATCGGCAGCGACGTCCGCAAGCTCAGCGCGACCACGATCGGGATGCTCACCGATCCCGACGTGATCGCGATCAACCAGGACCCGGCCGCCGTGCAAGCGGTACGTGTCGGTGCGGCCGGTGCGACGGAGACCTGGGTGAAGCGGCTAGCCGACGGCTCGCGTGCCGTCGTACTGCTGAACCGCGGCGACAGTGCTCAAACCCTGACGACCACCGCCGCAGCGGTCGGGCTGTCCGGCGATCGGTTCACGCTGAAGAACGCCTGGACGGACAAGGTGACGGACAGCGGGGGCGTGATCAGCGCGGCGGTGCCGGCCCACGGTACGGCGCTGTTCCGGGTCGCGGAGGCGCGCGGGGTACCGGCTGCGCCGCATGTGACTGCCGGGATACCGCAGGTGACGAAGGTCGGTACCGACCCGCAGCCGGCGGACGCTGCGCCGGTGGTTGCCGGAGGAGACGAGCTGACCGTACAGGTTGCCGTACGCAACGATGGTCTGCAGCCGGTGTTCGCGCCGTCGGTGACGGTTGCCGGAGGTAGCGGGTGGACGGTGACGCCGCTGTCGAAGGCGCCGGCTCTGATCGAGGGCGGCAACCAGGCGACGTACGCCTTCACCGTCAAGCTCCCCGTCGGCGCGCCGCCCGGCACCGCGAGTCTGACCGCTACGACGACATACCAAACGGTACGGTATGGAGCGCAGCGGCAGACGACCGTGCTGTCGCCGGTGGTGGTCGCGCCCGCGCCGCCGAGTGGGACCGTTCCGTTGTCGCATCACGCGTGGATCACCGCGACCAGCGGGTGGATGTCGCCGACGATCGACCAGAGTGTCGGCGGCGGCAACCCGATCAAGTTGACCGGTACGACCTACCCGACCGGCATCGGTGTCGCGTCGCCGTCGCTGATCCGGTACTACGTCGGCAAGGCGTGCTCGCGGCTGACCGGGACCGTCGGGATCGACGACGTGGTGAGCAACGTCGGGCCGGAAGGCGGTACGTCGACGTTCCAGGTCGTCGGTGACGGCAAGGTTCTGTACGACAGCGGCGTCGTCGACCGCTTCACGCCGAAGCAGTTCGACGTGGACCTGACCGGCGTACGGGTCCTCGACCTGGTGGTCGGCGACGCGGGCGACGGCGGCTACAACGACCGCGCCGACTGGGCGGCGCCTACCGCTACCTGCTGA
- a CDS encoding FadR/GntR family transcriptional regulator, whose amino-acid sequence MTGIQRGLHGQIVEEMAQRILSGTIPEGATINVTELQSDLGVSLTAVREALKVLTAKGLVDARQKRGTFVRPRSDWNLLDADMIRWHFKDADARPELLEELHEVRGIVEPAAARLAAVRGDDSNLAALDEALAAMESAEDDLAAVAADLAFHRALLAATGNELLTKMEVIMETGLADRDRLVHKVKPSGDPVPSHRRVVDAVRAHDPDAAELAMRQLLAKAAEDLTEVRGSASRKGRR is encoded by the coding sequence GTGACGGGGATTCAGCGCGGGCTGCACGGGCAGATCGTGGAGGAGATGGCGCAGCGCATCCTGTCCGGGACGATCCCGGAGGGCGCGACCATCAACGTCACCGAACTGCAGTCCGACCTCGGCGTCAGCCTCACTGCTGTGCGCGAGGCTTTGAAGGTACTGACCGCGAAGGGGCTCGTCGACGCGCGGCAGAAGCGCGGCACGTTCGTCCGGCCGCGCTCGGACTGGAACCTGCTGGACGCGGACATGATCCGCTGGCACTTCAAGGACGCCGATGCCCGCCCCGAGCTACTCGAGGAGCTGCACGAGGTACGCGGCATCGTGGAGCCGGCCGCCGCCCGGTTGGCCGCCGTACGAGGTGACGACTCGAACCTGGCCGCGCTGGACGAGGCGCTCGCCGCGATGGAGTCGGCGGAGGACGATCTCGCCGCGGTCGCGGCTGACCTGGCGTTCCACCGGGCGTTGCTCGCGGCAACGGGTAACGAGCTGCTGACCAAGATGGAAGTCATCATGGAGACCGGCCTGGCCGACCGTGATCGCCTGGTCCACAAGGTGAAACCGTCCGGCGACCCGGTGCCGAGCCACCGGCGGGTCGTGGACGCCGTCCGGGCGCACGATCCCGACGCCGCCGAGCTCGCGATGCGGCAACTGTTGGCGAAGGCTGCCGAGGACCTGACCGAAGTACGCGGCTCGGCGTCCCGTAAGGGGCGCCGGTGA
- a CDS encoding SDR family NAD(P)-dependent oxidoreductase, translating to MRLAGRVIVVTGAASGIGAACAERALTEGAQVVQVDIRPCQEVPGRAISVVGDVASPDTWAEARSRGRDELGPIDGLVSNAVVIDVKPAHELSPASWQRQLDVNLTASFLGFQALYDDLVAGAGSVVLVSSVHAIAGLPGHPAYAATKGALVSLGRQLAVEYGRAVRVNTVLPGPVVTALWDRVDAEGRERSAQATALKRLGQPDEVAQAVAFLLSSEASFVTATTLVVDGGWSAVKDSA from the coding sequence GTGCGGCTGGCTGGGCGGGTGATCGTGGTGACCGGGGCCGCGTCGGGGATCGGCGCGGCCTGCGCCGAACGGGCGCTGACCGAGGGTGCGCAGGTCGTGCAGGTGGACATCCGGCCCTGCCAGGAAGTTCCGGGCAGGGCGATCAGCGTGGTCGGTGACGTCGCGTCGCCGGACACCTGGGCGGAGGCGCGCTCCCGCGGCCGCGACGAGCTCGGACCCATCGACGGCCTGGTCAGCAACGCGGTCGTCATCGACGTCAAGCCGGCCCACGAGCTCTCCCCGGCGTCCTGGCAACGCCAGCTCGACGTCAACCTGACCGCGTCGTTCCTCGGCTTCCAGGCCTTGTACGACGACCTCGTGGCCGGCGCGGGCTCCGTGGTACTCGTGTCGTCGGTGCACGCGATCGCCGGCCTCCCGGGGCATCCGGCGTACGCCGCGACGAAAGGCGCACTGGTGTCGCTCGGGCGGCAGCTCGCGGTCGAGTACGGTCGGGCCGTCCGCGTGAACACCGTGCTCCCCGGCCCGGTCGTGACGGCGCTCTGGGACCGCGTCGACGCCGAAGGACGCGAGCGCAGTGCGCAGGCAACCGCACTCAAGCGACTCGGTCAACCCGACGAGGTCGCGCAGGCGGTGGCGTTCCTGCTCTCGTCGGAGGCGTCCTTCGTGACCGCGACCACCCTGGTGGTCGACGGCGGATGGTCGGCAGTGAAGGACTCGGCGTGA
- a CDS encoding carbohydrate ABC transporter permease, with protein sequence MSPLILAFVLVPFVIEAIWVFWPALQGFWLALTSWDGLSAPRFVGFGNFSDMVSDPIFRTALKNTAIWLVLFGGLSVVGGFGMALLLQKERRGVGIYRAALFTPVVFSLVVTALIWRVFYQPDGLVDTVFRSVGLGNFVRPWLADPDTALYAVIVPALWRQIGYVMVLYLAGLKAVDPALYEAAKVDGASAWQRTRYVTLPQLKGVNSVVLSVIVIDSLRSFDIVWSMTKGGPYHSSELLSTYMYSTAFQSTQLGYASALAVIIFLLALAVILGYLIRAFREEA encoded by the coding sequence GTGTCGCCACTGATCCTCGCGTTTGTGCTGGTGCCGTTCGTCATCGAGGCGATCTGGGTGTTCTGGCCCGCTCTGCAAGGGTTCTGGCTGGCGTTGACCAGTTGGGACGGGTTGTCGGCGCCGCGGTTTGTCGGGTTCGGCAACTTCTCGGACATGGTGTCGGATCCGATCTTCCGGACTGCGTTGAAGAACACGGCGATCTGGCTCGTGTTGTTCGGTGGGTTGAGTGTGGTGGGCGGGTTCGGGATGGCCTTGCTGCTGCAGAAGGAGCGGCGCGGGGTCGGGATCTACCGGGCGGCGCTGTTCACGCCGGTCGTCTTCAGCCTGGTGGTGACGGCGCTCATCTGGCGGGTGTTCTACCAACCGGATGGACTTGTCGACACGGTGTTCCGGTCCGTTGGCCTGGGCAACTTCGTCCGGCCGTGGCTGGCCGACCCCGACACCGCCTTGTACGCCGTGATCGTGCCGGCCCTGTGGCGCCAGATCGGCTACGTGATGGTGCTCTACCTGGCCGGTCTGAAGGCGGTCGACCCCGCGTTGTACGAGGCTGCGAAGGTCGACGGCGCCTCGGCCTGGCAGCGCACCCGGTACGTCACGCTCCCGCAGCTCAAGGGGGTCAACTCCGTCGTACTGTCGGTCATCGTCATCGACTCACTGCGCTCGTTCGACATCGTCTGGTCGATGACGAAGGGCGGTCCGTACCACTCGTCCGAGCTGCTCAGTACGTACATGTACTCGACCGCGTTCCAGTCCACGCAGCTCGGCTACGCGTCCGCGCTCGCCGTCATCATCTTCCTGCTCGCCCTGGCCGTCATCCTCGGCTACCTGATTCGTGCGTTCCGGGAGGAAGCGTGA